A single region of the Sorghum bicolor cultivar BTx623 chromosome 7, Sorghum_bicolor_NCBIv3, whole genome shotgun sequence genome encodes:
- the LOC8078397 gene encoding serine/threonine-protein phosphatase PP1 isozyme 2: protein MDGGTVEDLIRRLLDGKKHKVTGKKAVQLTEPEIRHLCVTAKEVFLSQPNLLELEAPINVCGDIHGQFSDLLRLFEYGGLPPTANYLFLGDYVDRGKQSIETICLLLAYKIRYPDNFFLLRGNHECASINRIYGFYDECKRRFSVRLWKLFTDCFNCLPVAAVIDDKILCMHGGLSPDLDNLNRIREIQRPVDVPDQGLLCDLLWSDPDRDSSGWGDNDRGVSFTFGADKVTEFLNKQDLDLVCRAHQVVEDGYEFFADRQLVTIFSAPNYCGEFNNAGALMNVDASLLCSFQILKPYRGKAQTE from the exons ATGGACGGGGGCACGGTGGAGGATCTCATACGGCGGCTGCTGGACGGCAAGAAGCACAAGGTGACGGGGAAGAAGGCGGTGCAGCTGACGGAGCCCGAGATCCGGCACCTCTGCGTCACCGCCAAGGAGGTCTTCCTCTCCCAGCCCAACCTCCTGGAGCTGGAGGCCCCCATCAACGTCTGCG GTGACATCCACGGGCAGTTCTCGGACCTGCTGCGGCTGTTCGAGTACGGCGGCCTGCCGCCGACGGCCAACTACCTGTTCCTCGGCGACTACGTGGACCGCGGGAAGCAGAGCATCGAGACCATCTGCCTGCTGCTGGCGTACAAGATCCGGTACCCGGACAACTTCTTCCTGCTGCGGGGCAACCACGAGTGCGCCTCCATCAACCGCATCTACGGCTTCTACGACGAGTGCAAGCGCCGCTTCAGCGTCCGCCTCTGGAAGCTCTTCACCGACTGCTTCAACTGCCTGCCCGTCGCCGCCGTCATCGACGACAAGATCCTCTGCATGCACGGCGGCCTCTCCCCGGACCTCGACAACCTCAACCGGATCAGGGAGATCCAGCGCCCCGTCGACGTCCCCGACCAGGGCCTCCTCTGCGACCTCCTCTGGTCCGACCCCGACCGCGACAGCTCCGGCTGGGGCGACAACGACCGCGGCGTCTCCTTCACCTTCGGCGCCGACAAGGTCACCGAGTTCTTGAACAAGCAGGACCTCGACCTCGTCTGCCGCGCCCACCAG GTCGTGGAGGACGGGTACGAGTTCTTCGCCGACCGGCAGCTGGTGACCATATTCTCGGCGCCCAACTACTGCGGCGAGTTCAACAACGCCGGCGCGCTGATGAACGTCGACGCCAGCCTGCTCTGCTCGTTCCAGATCCTCAAGCCGTACAGGGGCAAAGCACAGACGGAGTGA